Proteins found in one Allorhizobium pseudoryzae genomic segment:
- a CDS encoding PhzF family phenazine biosynthesis protein: protein MGKADFVTVDVFTAERFTGNPLAVILDARDMADGDMQRVAAEFGYSETTFILPPEDPAHHARVRIFTPIVEVPFAGHPNVGTAYVIGQRSEIFGKPVGDRLVFEEKAGLVEVTLQKHEGRVVSAAIRAPRALEIGAPVPAEVVAACLSLDPSQIRAANHPPCIASVGLAFVMVELADLAALGAARTDRALFEKARESHPTPENDFPVFLYVRDPAEPFRLRARMFAPLDNVAEDPATGSASGALSALLARLDPRADGLFEVVIEQGVEMGRRSVIQVTVEKRDGTLGSVIISGESAFVMQGQIAF from the coding sequence ATGGGCAAGGCAGATTTCGTGACGGTCGATGTCTTCACCGCCGAGCGGTTCACCGGCAATCCGCTCGCCGTCATTCTCGATGCACGCGACATGGCGGACGGGGACATGCAGCGGGTGGCGGCCGAATTCGGCTATTCCGAAACCACTTTCATCCTGCCGCCGGAGGATCCTGCCCATCACGCCAGGGTGCGCATCTTCACGCCCATCGTCGAAGTGCCCTTTGCCGGCCATCCGAACGTCGGCACCGCCTATGTGATTGGCCAGAGGAGCGAGATCTTTGGCAAGCCGGTCGGCGACCGGTTGGTGTTCGAGGAAAAGGCGGGGCTGGTCGAGGTCACGCTGCAGAAGCACGAGGGGAGGGTGGTCAGTGCGGCCATCCGGGCGCCGAGGGCACTCGAGATCGGCGCCCCTGTACCGGCCGAGGTGGTTGCCGCGTGCCTGTCGCTCGATCCGTCGCAGATCCGCGCCGCCAACCATCCGCCGTGCATCGCCTCCGTCGGGCTTGCCTTCGTGATGGTCGAGCTTGCCGATCTGGCTGCACTTGGCGCTGCCCGCACCGATCGTGCGCTGTTCGAAAAAGCGCGGGAGAGCCATCCGACGCCGGAGAACGATTTTCCGGTCTTCCTCTATGTCCGCGATCCGGCCGAGCCGTTCCGGCTGCGGGCCCGCATGTTCGCGCCCCTCGACAACGTGGCCGAGGACCCGGCGACGGGAAGCGCGTCCGGTGCGCTCTCGGCGTTGCTGGCGCGCCTCGATCCGCGCGCTGACGGGCTGTTCGAGGTGGTGATCGAGCAGGGCGTGGAAATGGGTCGGCGCAGCGTGATCCAGGTGACGGTCGAAAAGCGGGACGGGACGCTCGGCTCCGTGATCATTTCCGGCGAGAGCGCTTTCGTGATGCAGGGCCAGATCGCCTTCTGA
- a CDS encoding fructose bisphosphate aldolase: MGYAKMLDKMSSAPGFIAALDQSGGSTPGALRLYGVSDSDYQTEEDMFRLMHAMRVRIMSAPSFTGDKVIGAILFERTMDGDVDGEPVPSYLWQKRGVVPFLKVDKGLNAEENGVQTMKAMPDLDALLIRGRDKGIFGTKMRSVIAHADKAGIAAVVKQQFEVGRQIIGQGLMPIIEPEISIKSPTKQEAEAILRDEIANQLDKLPAGETVMLKLTIPTVADFYAPLVAHTSVVRLVALSGGYSTADACEKLSHNHGMIASFSRGLTEGLRVSMSDAEFNASIAQTIDQIYAASVNKVG; encoded by the coding sequence ATGGGGTACGCCAAGATGTTGGACAAGATGAGCTCTGCGCCCGGATTCATTGCGGCGCTGGACCAGAGCGGTGGTTCAACACCGGGAGCGTTGCGCCTGTACGGGGTGTCTGACTCCGATTACCAGACCGAAGAAGACATGTTCCGCCTGATGCACGCGATGCGCGTGCGCATCATGAGCGCGCCGTCGTTTACCGGTGACAAGGTGATCGGCGCGATCCTGTTCGAACGGACGATGGACGGCGACGTCGATGGCGAGCCGGTTCCCTCCTACCTCTGGCAGAAGCGCGGCGTCGTTCCGTTCCTGAAGGTCGACAAGGGGCTGAATGCCGAGGAGAACGGCGTGCAGACCATGAAGGCCATGCCGGATCTCGATGCGCTGTTGATCCGTGGTCGCGACAAGGGGATCTTCGGCACCAAGATGCGGTCCGTCATTGCGCATGCGGACAAGGCCGGCATCGCAGCGGTCGTCAAGCAGCAGTTCGAGGTCGGCCGCCAGATCATTGGCCAGGGCCTGATGCCGATCATCGAGCCGGAAATCTCGATCAAGAGCCCGACGAAGCAGGAAGCCGAAGCCATCCTGCGCGACGAAATCGCCAACCAGCTCGACAAGCTTCCTGCTGGTGAAACCGTCATGCTGAAGTTGACGATCCCGACGGTCGCTGATTTCTACGCGCCGCTCGTCGCGCACACGTCCGTGGTGCGCCTCGTGGCACTCTCCGGCGGTTACAGCACCGCGGATGCCTGCGAAAAACTCAGCCACAACCACGGCATGATCGCCAGTTTTTCGCGCGGCCTGACGGAAGGCCTGCGCGTGTCGATGAGCGATGCGGAGTTCAACGCCAGCATCGCCCAGACGATCGACCAGATCTACGCCGCCAGCGTCAACAAGGTCGGCTGA
- a CDS encoding potassium/proton antiporter: MEAFYLIVLVGTILVLVAAFSSLLAFRFGAPLLLVFLMIGLVAGVDGLGINFNNFPLAYMLGSLALAVILFDSGFGTSLHSFRIAAVPAITMASMGVVLTAAIFAFAASLLLGFSWLEGMLLGSIVASTDAAAVFFLLRIGGIHIRDKVRSSLEVESGTNDPMAVFLTIALVELISSGQGSSGFNLELFAMFVKQMGLGGVMGLLGGIMIVNVLNRLPVDRGLAPIFVLALALLVFSFTGALDGSGFLAVYIAGIYAGNRKIFAKEAISRFQDGMTWLAQIIMFLLLGLLATPSEFPSILLPAVGLALFLIFVARPIAVWLSLLPFDFTQQEIGFVAWVGLRGAVSVLLGIMPILGGIDHAHVYFNSAFIIVLVSLLLQGWTIKPVAERLGLIIPPRIGEVDKVELDLPGRANHELISYRVIKDSPVLRGERIPRWAAPSLVIRDGRSMRYQYAGRLRENDQVYLFIAPGYSRLLDRLFASRAPVDEDDADFFGAFAISPSRPAKELDAAYGPGLLSVAEQAMSIGDLLTYRLGGRAEYADRVRLGSIILIVRDLDENGHIGSVGISLEAVEPATRLPIFINMREIAHRVRDTLRRYRGKAVVAASPKPASEAPEKAAAEASPAVSSGEGEKRG; this comes from the coding sequence TTGGAGGCTTTTTATCTCATCGTTTTGGTCGGCACGATCCTTGTGCTGGTCGCGGCCTTCTCCAGTCTGCTTGCCTTTCGGTTCGGTGCCCCCCTGCTTCTCGTCTTTTTGATGATCGGCCTTGTTGCCGGCGTCGATGGTCTGGGGATCAACTTCAACAACTTCCCCTTGGCCTACATGCTGGGGTCGCTGGCACTGGCGGTGATCCTGTTCGATTCCGGGTTTGGCACCTCTCTGCATTCCTTCCGCATTGCGGCGGTGCCGGCGATCACCATGGCATCGATGGGGGTCGTGCTAACGGCTGCCATTTTTGCCTTCGCCGCCTCTCTGCTTCTCGGCTTCAGCTGGCTGGAGGGCATGCTTCTCGGCTCGATCGTCGCCTCGACGGATGCCGCGGCCGTCTTCTTCCTGCTGCGCATCGGTGGCATCCACATCCGCGACAAGGTGCGCTCGTCGCTGGAAGTCGAATCCGGCACCAACGACCCGATGGCGGTGTTCCTCACGATCGCGCTTGTGGAACTGATCAGCTCGGGGCAGGGGAGCAGCGGCTTCAATCTCGAGCTCTTCGCGATGTTCGTGAAACAGATGGGGCTTGGCGGCGTGATGGGCCTGCTGGGCGGCATCATGATCGTCAACGTGCTCAACCGCCTGCCGGTGGACCGGGGCCTGGCGCCGATCTTCGTGCTCGCCTTGGCGCTTCTCGTCTTTTCCTTCACCGGCGCTCTGGATGGCAGCGGTTTTCTCGCCGTCTACATTGCCGGCATTTACGCCGGCAATCGCAAGATCTTTGCCAAGGAAGCCATTTCCCGTTTCCAGGACGGCATGACCTGGCTTGCCCAGATCATCATGTTCCTGCTGCTCGGTCTGCTTGCGACACCATCGGAATTCCCGTCGATCCTGCTGCCGGCGGTCGGGCTTGCGCTGTTTCTCATTTTCGTCGCACGACCGATCGCGGTGTGGCTCAGCCTGCTGCCCTTCGATTTCACGCAGCAGGAAATCGGTTTCGTCGCCTGGGTCGGTCTGCGCGGTGCCGTGTCCGTCCTGCTCGGCATCATGCCGATCCTCGGTGGGATCGACCATGCCCATGTCTATTTCAACAGCGCCTTCATCATCGTTCTCGTTTCGCTGCTCCTCCAGGGCTGGACCATCAAGCCGGTTGCCGAACGGCTCGGCCTCATCATCCCGCCGCGCATCGGCGAGGTGGACAAGGTGGAACTCGACCTGCCGGGGCGCGCCAACCACGAACTGATCTCCTACCGCGTCATCAAGGACAGCCCGGTCCTGCGCGGCGAGCGCATTCCGCGCTGGGCAGCGCCCTCCCTCGTCATCCGCGATGGGCGCAGCATGCGTTATCAGTATGCCGGACGGCTGCGGGAAAATGATCAGGTCTATCTGTTCATCGCGCCCGGCTATTCGCGCCTGCTCGACCGGCTGTTTGCCAGCCGCGCACCGGTGGACGAGGACGATGCGGATTTCTTCGGTGCCTTTGCAATCTCGCCCTCGCGTCCGGCGAAGGAACTGGATGCGGCCTACGGGCCCGGTCTTCTCAGCGTTGCCGAGCAGGCCATGTCGATCGGCGACCTGCTGACCTACAGGCTTGGCGGGCGGGCGGAATATGCCGACCGCGTGCGTTTGGGTTCCATCATCCTGATCGTGCGCGATCTCGACGAGAACGGGCATATCGGATCGGTCGGCATCTCGCTGGAAGCCGTCGAGCCGGCCACCCGACTGCCGATCTTCATCAACATGCGCGAAATCGCCCACCGGGTGCGCGACACGTTGAGGCGCTATCGCGGCAAGGCGGTGGTGGCTGCATCGCCGAAGCCGGCATCGGAGGCACCCGAAAAAGCAGCTGCCGAAGCATCGCCCGCGGTCTCGTCCGGCGAGGGTGAAAAACGGGGCTGA
- a CDS encoding MFS transporter, translated as MPRNILPVLSLLLGTLFLFLGNGLQGLLLPVRGTLEGYSNEVLGLLGTTWAGGFVAGCFVAPILVRRIGHVRAFSGFGAVICLNVLLTGIVVHDVAWLSLRAVTGFCTAGTSMIIESWLNERATNESRGAIFSFYIAITLLGVVGGQLLVGLIDVSTPILFMICGILYCIAILPTTLSTAASPQPLKRVSLDLPGLYRNSPVSFVGILMIGIANGAYGTLVAVFAAQAGLHQGTIAVMVSITIFAGAIMQFPAGRLSDRMDRRYVLAALSSLSALAAVLLVMLEPMNVYVIIVLVAVYGAAANALYPIAVAHANDFAAPEDFVKISGGLLLLFGIGTIIGPTIGGPVMTHFGPHALFAVTALAHVSVVVHAILRSRIRPAIATADKDNYTTAPTATAPLATPESLMLDPRAPADGEAR; from the coding sequence ATGCCTCGTAATATCCTGCCTGTCCTCAGCCTCCTTCTTGGCACGCTTTTCCTGTTTCTCGGCAACGGTCTGCAGGGACTGCTGCTGCCGGTTCGCGGAACGCTGGAGGGCTATTCGAACGAGGTTCTGGGCCTTCTCGGGACCACCTGGGCCGGCGGTTTCGTGGCGGGATGTTTTGTGGCGCCGATCCTGGTTCGCCGCATCGGCCATGTGCGGGCCTTTTCCGGTTTCGGCGCGGTGATCTGCCTCAACGTGCTGTTGACCGGCATCGTCGTGCATGACGTGGCCTGGCTGAGCTTGCGGGCCGTGACCGGCTTCTGCACCGCCGGCACCTCAATGATCATCGAAAGCTGGCTGAACGAACGGGCGACCAACGAAAGCCGCGGGGCGATCTTTTCCTTCTACATCGCCATCACCCTTCTCGGCGTGGTCGGCGGCCAGTTGCTGGTCGGCCTGATCGATGTCTCGACCCCGATCCTGTTCATGATCTGCGGCATTCTCTATTGCATCGCGATCCTGCCGACGACGCTGTCGACTGCGGCCTCGCCGCAACCATTGAAACGTGTCAGTCTGGATTTGCCGGGGCTCTATCGCAATTCGCCCGTCTCCTTCGTCGGCATCCTGATGATCGGCATCGCCAACGGTGCCTATGGCACGCTGGTGGCAGTCTTTGCCGCACAGGCTGGCCTGCACCAGGGAACCATCGCCGTCATGGTGTCGATCACCATCTTCGCCGGGGCGATCATGCAGTTTCCCGCCGGCCGGTTGTCGGACCGCATGGACCGCCGTTACGTGCTGGCGGCTCTGTCATCGCTGTCCGCGCTCGCTGCCGTCCTGCTCGTGATGCTGGAGCCGATGAACGTCTACGTCATCATCGTGCTGGTCGCCGTTTATGGTGCGGCGGCAAACGCGCTCTACCCGATCGCAGTGGCGCATGCGAACGACTTCGCGGCGCCGGAGGATTTCGTCAAGATTTCCGGCGGCCTGCTGTTGCTCTTCGGCATCGGCACGATCATCGGCCCGACGATCGGCGGCCCGGTGATGACGCATTTCGGTCCGCATGCGCTGTTTGCGGTGACCGCACTCGCCCATGTCTCGGTGGTGGTGCATGCCATTCTGCGCAGCCGTATCCGTCCCGCGATTGCCACGGCCGACAAGGACAATTACACGACCGCGCCAACCGCCACCGCGCCGCTTGCCACGCCCGAAAGCCTCATGCTCGATCCGCGCGCGCCGGCGGATGGAGAGGCACGTTGA
- a CDS encoding phosphoglycerate kinase: MPAFKTLDDLSDIAGKRVLVRVDLNVPVSDGKVTDATRIERVAPTILELSGKGAKVILLAHFGRPKGAPVADMSLKLIAPAVEAVLDHAVLFADDCISEAAASAVAKMENGDILLLENTRFHKGEEKNDADFTAALAANGDIFINDAFSAAHRAHASTEGLAHHMPAYAGRTMQQELEALEKGLGNPVRPVVAIVGGAKVSTKIDLLMNLVKKVDALVIGGGMANTFIAARGTNVGKSLCEHDLAETAKQIMIEAASAQCAIILPIDGVVAREFKAGAANEVVAIDAIPADAMVLDVGPKSIEAINDWISRAHTLVWNGPLGAFEIEPFDAATVAAAKHAAERTKAGQLVSVAGGGDTVAALNHAGVADDFSYVSTAGGAFLEWMEGKELPGVAVLAKAG; encoded by the coding sequence ATGCCGGCCTTCAAGACCCTTGACGACCTCTCCGACATCGCGGGCAAGCGCGTTCTCGTGCGCGTCGATCTCAACGTTCCGGTTTCGGACGGGAAGGTGACGGACGCAACGCGTATCGAGCGCGTGGCGCCGACCATTCTCGAACTGTCCGGCAAGGGCGCCAAGGTGATCCTGCTCGCGCATTTCGGTCGTCCGAAGGGCGCGCCCGTCGCCGACATGTCGCTGAAACTGATCGCACCGGCCGTCGAGGCGGTTCTTGACCACGCCGTGCTGTTTGCCGATGACTGCATCAGCGAGGCGGCCGCGTCCGCCGTTGCCAAGATGGAAAACGGCGACATCCTGCTTCTGGAAAACACCCGCTTCCACAAGGGTGAGGAAAAGAACGACGCGGATTTCACCGCGGCACTGGCTGCCAATGGCGATATCTTCATCAATGACGCCTTTTCGGCGGCTCACCGCGCGCATGCCTCCACCGAAGGTCTTGCCCACCACATGCCGGCCTATGCCGGCCGCACCATGCAGCAGGAACTGGAAGCGCTGGAAAAGGGCCTCGGCAATCCGGTCCGTCCGGTGGTCGCCATCGTGGGTGGCGCAAAAGTCTCGACCAAGATCGACCTCCTGATGAACCTCGTGAAGAAGGTCGACGCGCTGGTGATCGGCGGCGGCATGGCCAATACCTTCATCGCCGCGCGCGGCACCAATGTCGGCAAGTCGCTCTGCGAGCATGACCTTGCCGAAACCGCCAAGCAGATCATGATCGAGGCGGCGAGCGCGCAGTGTGCCATCATCCTGCCGATCGATGGCGTAGTGGCCCGCGAGTTCAAGGCCGGTGCCGCAAATGAGGTGGTTGCGATCGATGCGATCCCGGCCGATGCCATGGTGCTCGACGTCGGGCCGAAGTCGATCGAAGCGATCAATGACTGGATCAGCCGGGCCCACACCCTGGTCTGGAACGGCCCGCTCGGCGCATTCGAAATCGAACCCTTCGATGCGGCAACCGTGGCCGCCGCAAAGCATGCGGCCGAGCGGACCAAGGCCGGTCAACTCGTTTCCGTCGCCGGTGGCGGTGATACGGTCGCGGCCCTCAACCATGCGGGTGTCGCTGACGACTTTTCCTATGTCTCGACTGCCGGTGGTGCGTTCCTGGAATGGATGGAAGGCAAGGAATTGCCGGGCGTTGCCGTGCTCGCCAAGGCGGGTTGA